Proteins found in one Candidatus Atribacteria bacterium genomic segment:
- a CDS encoding nucleotidyltransferase — MNNWEDTFTSWAKPPGKSEQERCENVEKEIKNAIKANDKLREKRILVFIQGSYRNNTNVRKDSDIDIGILCYDSFFYDLPEGYTSEHFNIIDASYHYTQFKNEVYEALISYFGRNSVKRGNKVFDIKENSYHVDADVAPFFEHRRYQQNGKYLSGVELYSDNGERVINWPEQHYSNGLNKNNDTNHRFKYTVRILKTLCNKMSENEVSQAKVIPGFLIECLVWNVPNNNLNNYTHTEDVRESIIYLCNKTKDYEDCKEWGEVSELIYLFRPLQKWTRQEANNFLRAAWNYIGFE, encoded by the coding sequence TTGAATAATTGGGAAGATACATTTACAAGTTGGGCAAAACCACCAGGAAAGTCTGAACAGGAAAGATGCGAGAATGTTGAAAAAGAGATTAAGAACGCTATTAAAGCAAATGATAAACTAAGAGAAAAAAGGATACTAGTCTTCATACAAGGTTCCTATCGGAATAATACTAACGTTCGCAAAGATAGTGACATTGATATAGGTATATTGTGTTATGATTCTTTTTTTTATGATTTGCCCGAAGGTTATACAAGTGAGCATTTTAATATTATAGATGCAAGCTATCATTATACACAATTTAAAAATGAAGTTTACGAAGCTTTAATATCTTATTTTGGCAGAAATTCAGTAAAGCGTGGAAATAAAGTATTTGATATAAAAGAAAATTCGTATCATGTTGATGCTGATGTTGCACCATTTTTTGAGCACCGTAGATATCAACAAAACGGTAAGTATCTATCTGGAGTTGAGTTGTATTCCGATAATGGTGAAAGAGTTATAAATTGGCCTGAACAGCATTATTCCAATGGGTTAAATAAAAATAATGATACAAATCATAGATTTAAATACACAGTTCGAATTTTAAAAACTTTGTGTAATAAAATGTCTGAAAATGAAGTATCTCAAGCCAAAGTAATACCTGGTTTTTTAATTGAGTGTCTTGTTTGGAATGTTCCAAATAATAATTTGAATAATTATACTCATACAGAAGATGTTCGAGAAAGTATAATTTATCTGTGCAATAAAACGAAAGATTATGAAGATTGTAAAGAGTGGGGAGAAGTGAGCGAATTAATATATTTATTTCGACCATTACAAAAATGGACAAGGCAAGAAGCTAATAATTTTTTAAGAGCTGCTTGGAATTATATAGGATTTGAATAA